From Mercenaria mercenaria strain notata unplaced genomic scaffold, MADL_Memer_1 contig_1297, whole genome shotgun sequence, the proteins below share one genomic window:
- the LOC128551607 gene encoding neuropeptide Y receptor type 1-like: protein MMVYLDEIKPALVLPVFLMVTGFIGNLHVLFVYTFRLKPSNHGIYIRFLSVQDTIACVLLIPTQIYIFSNLWTYGNEFTCRIYSFGSSLIHTATASTLLLIATDRYRKICCPLGWQIKRRIAKLLCIIVLIFGCFISLPFLVLIEPKTRELNNVTTTRCGDRSMKYEQYYLITMATICVGLLCILICLYVLIFKSAPKYYLRVNIKDTEKNTQGTNKSSEAQEEYASREIMTPPGEDIMQPSDYRKPQDNFNFDPNAKEQQSTNCNTRQTCTENCNVDSKRSNRAKKMITLFILITVLYFISYIPFLAGRIFRSHELLTPSLTTGIVYTVLQLSIFINSAANCFIYSCFDTRFRNEIGLMYKTLRYKFKH, encoded by the exons ATGATGGTTTACTTGGATGAAATAAAACCTGCTTTAGTTTTGCCTGTGTTTCTTATGGTAACTGGATTCATTGGTAATCTTCACGTGCTTTTCGTATACACTTTTCGGCTTAAACCTTCCAACCACGGGATCTATATTCGTTTTCTTAGTGTTCAGGATACCATTGCGTGTGTACTTCTTATCCCCACACAGATCTACATTTTCTCCAATTTATGGACATATGGGAATGAATTTACATGCAGAATTTATTCATTTGGTTCATCTTTAATTCATACTGCAACTGCTTCTACACTACTTTTAATTGCCACAGACAg GTATCGAAAAATATGTTGTCCGCTTGGATGGCAAATAAAAAGAAGAATCGCTAAGTTGTTATGCATTATTGTTCTGATTTTCGGCTGTTTTATTTCATTGCCGTTTTTAGTATTAATAGAACCAAAAACGAGAGAATTAAACAATGTTACTACCACAAGGTGCGGtgatagatctatgaaatatgaacaatattATCTTATTACAATGGCTACCATATGTGTTGGATTATTATGCATCCTTATTTGTCTCTATGTGTTGATTTTTAAATCAGCACCGAAATATTACCTAAGAGTCAACATAAAAGACACTGAGAAAAATACACAAGGTACAAACAAAAGTTCCGAAGCACAGGAAGAGTATGCATCTAGAGAAATTATGACACCACCTGGAGAAGATATTATGCAGCCATCCGACTACCGAAAACCGCAAGACAATTTCAATTTCGATCCAAATGCAAAGGAACAACAATCGACCAATTGTAATACCAGACAAACGTGTACGGAAAACTGTAATGTCGATTCAAAAAGATCAAACAGGGCAAAGAAAATGATAACTCTTTTCATCTTGATAACTGTTCTGTATTTCATTAGCTATATTCCATTTCTGGCTGGAAGAATATTTCGTTCTCATGAACTGTTAACTCCGTCTTTGACAACTGGAATTGTATACACTGTACTTCAGTTGTCTATTTTTATCAACAGCGCGGCAAATTGTTTCATATACAGTTGTTTCGATACTCGTTTCAGAAATGAGATAGGCCTTATGTATAAAACACTACGGTACAAGTTCAAACACTGA